Genomic window (Capsicum annuum cultivar UCD-10X-F1 chromosome 10, UCD10Xv1.1, whole genome shotgun sequence):
GGTCCTGTGCCAGTTGAAACCATTAGAGTGGAAGAGAGTAACTGGATCTACAATCAGCTTGCTGCTGGGGTTGTGCCTCTTTTTAAGAAGAAAGATAGTGGGACAACTGAAGAACAGAATGAGCTGCCAATAGATAAAGATGACATACTGAGATTTCTTGATTTAATGCACGTGCAGAAGTTTGATGTGAGTTCTAAACCTTAACTAGGATTTTTGATCTGATCTATGCATGGCATTTGAAACTCTGCAAATTTTTGCTTTGTTATTAGGTCCCATTCATCACCATGTACCGTAAGGAGGAATGCATGAGCTTATTAAAGAATCCAGAAGAGCATGAAACTAGTGATGATGGCTCCAATGATTCTGACAAAAAACCCGCCGTAAGATGGCATAAGGTGAGACTTGTTCTCAAAAGTATTATGATTTGTCCCATGTCGAGAACCTTGGGAATTtgaaatgaatattgaaagagaTTATTCTGCAGGTGCTTTGGGCAATCCAAGATTTAGACCGGAAGTGGCTCCTCCTTCAGAAGCGGAAGTCTGCGCTTGATTTGTACTATAAGAAGCGCTTTCAAGAAGAGTCCCGTAGGGTGTATGATGAAACACGTCTAAAGTTGAATCAGCAGCTCTTTGAATCGATTACCAAATCACTCCAGGCGGCTGAGTCGGAAAGAGAGGTTGACGATGTTGACTCAAAATTTAACTTGCACTTCCCGCCTGGAGAAGTTGGTGTGGATGAAGGACAATATAAGAGGCCAAAGAGGAAATCGCAATACAGTATTTGCAGCAAAGCCGGCTTATGGGAAGTGGCAAGCAAGTTGGGATACAGTGCCGAGCAATTTGGTTTACAGATGACTCGAGAAAAGATGGTAAGTGTTCTCTTATATGTTTTGGATCTGCCCaatgttaagaaaataaaattgcatTCATGTTGACTATTGTGTTGATCGAGGAATCACCTTAGGGGTACCAAATTACTGATTGCACCTGCACATTTGAATTTTAAACATCATTGCTTCTGAACTCTCAGTTTGCTTGTTTGACATACAATTAGAAATGAGATGTGTTCAACTAAGTAGACAGTACAAAGTGATGACCTGAGCTTATTTAAATATGCATTGTCGTCTACGGAGTTTTGCATCCCATTTGCGGGAGGATACTTGCTATCATGTCAACGTTCAACCTAATTAAGACCTTTAATCACACAGTGCTGGGAATTATATTTTCAGCACCCAAATATTCTCCAATAGCTTTGTTGATCCATCAATTTCCTCGTTGCTATTACTGTAGGTGGTTTATTTCTTTGAAGTTCATCTCTGATATCTTTTTTTCCTATTATTGGGTAGCATTTTACTAGTTGGTACTAGGAAATCACTATGAAGGCGTGAACTTTCTTGCAGGAGGATGAGCTGGAGGATGCCAAGGAACCACCAGAAGAGATGGCATCGAACTTCACCTGTGCAATGTTTGAAACACCGCAAGCTGTGCTTAAAGGCGCTAGACACATGGTATGAGGACATATATGTAAAACTTACTTTGCAACGATTTCATTGTCGCGTGTGACACTAATAGCTGATTCTTGATGATCAATTTTAGGCTGCAGTAGAGATAAGCTGTGAACCAAGTGTCCGTAAACATGTGCGTGGTCTCTATATGGCCAACGCCGAAGTATCAACAagtcctactcctgatgggaatGCGGTGATTGATTCCTTCCATCGATTTGCTGGAGTCAAGTGGTTACGGGGTAAACCTCTCTCCAAATTTGAGGATGCACAGTGGCTTCTCATACAGAAGGCTGAAGAAGAGAAACTCATCCAAGTTACTATCAAGCTGCCTGAACCTGTTCTTAACCAACTGACGTCTGAGTCTGAAGTTCATTTTCTCAGTGACGGTGTGAGTAAATCTGCTCAGTCATGGAACGAACAGAGAAAGTTAATACTTGAGGATgcatttttcaactttcttctaCCTTCGATGGAAAAGGAAGCAAGATCCTTGTTAACAAGTAAAGCAAAGAACTGGCTGCTTATGGAATATGGAAATGTTTTATGGAATAAAGTGTCAGTGGGGCCATATCAACGCAGAGAAAATGATCTTGGCTCCGATGAAGAGCCTGCACCCAGGGTTATGGCTTGCTGTTGGGGCCATGGAAAGCCCGCAACCACTTTTGTGATGTTGGATTCGTCAGGAGAGGTTTTGGATATCCTATATGCTGGATCTCTCAGCCTTCGTGGACAGAATGTTAATGATGAGCAGCGGAAGAAAAATGACCAGCAGAGACTGTTAAAATTCATGATGGACCACCAGCCACATGTTGTGGTGCTGGGAGCTGTAAATCTTTCTTGTACACGGCTTAAGGAGGATATTTACGAGGTATGCAGCCATGAATTTTACTTGATTGGTAGCTAATGTAATGAGGGATAAACTAGCAGTATTCTGGTAGGATATGTCCCTGTTTCTGacttattataaaaatatttttatcagcATAACTTCTTTATTGCAGTTGCTAAAGTTTCTCTTGATTGTTTATGTGATTCAGATTATTTTCAAAATGGTGGAGGATAATCCAAGAGATGTTGGTCATGAGATGGATAATCTGAACATAATATATGGAGACGAATCCCTTCCGCATCTCTATGAGAATTCCCGCATTTCTGCTGACCAGCTTCCTACACAGACAGGTACCACTCTCCTGTGATCTTATATTCAACTGTTTGGATTTACCTGTACTTATCCACTCCAGGGTTTTAGGTATTGTGAGGCGTGCTGTGGCATTGGGACGTTATCTTCAAAATCCTTTAGCAATGATAGCTACATTATGTGGACCTGGGAAGGAAATTTTATCTTGGAAGCTGAATACTTTAGAGAGCTTTCTCACACCAGATGAGAAGTACGGGGTGGTTGAACAGGTTATGGTGGATGTAACTAACCAGGTGGGTATTGACCTTAATTTGGCTATAAGTCATGAATGGTTATTTGCCCCGCTGCAATTTATTTCGGGGCTGGGTCCCAGAAAGGCAGCATCTCTTCAAAGATCCTTGGTAAGACAGCAGACGATCTTCACTAGGAAGGATCTCTTAACTGAACATCATCTTGGTAAAAAGGTATTTGTCAATGCAGTTGGCTTCTTGCGAGTACGGCGCAGTGGATACACTGCAAATAGCAGTACATATATTGATTTGTTGGATGATACAAGGATCCACCCAGAATCCTATAGTCTTGCACAGGAGTTGGCGAAAGATATTTATCTTAGAGACATGGGTGAAGAAGATAACGATGATGATGAAGTGCTTGAAATGGCAATAGAGCATGTTAAAGAGAAGCCACATCTGTTGAGGTCGGTTAATGCTTATGGATATGCTGAAGAGAAGAAGCGTGAAAATAAAAGGGAAACCCTTAACGGTATAAAATTGGAGCTAATGCAAGGGTTTCAAGATTGGCGTAGAAAGTATGTGGAGCCAAGCCAGGATGAAGAGTTCTATATGATTTCTGGTGAGTCTGAGGAGACGCTTTCCGAGGGAAGAATTGTGCAGGCAACAGTTCGGCGGGTTCAACCACAGAAAGCTATCTGTGCTCTTGAGTGTGGACTAACCGGCATTCTTACCAAGGAGGATTCTTCAGATGATTGGAGAGATGTCAATGATTTGACTGAAAAAATGCGTGAAGGTGATATCTTAAGTTGCAGAATCAAGTCAATCCAAAAAAATAGGTACCAGGTTTTCCTGAGTTGTAAAGAGAATGATATGAGAAATAATAGGTATCAGAATAATCAGAACTTGGATCCATATTACCATGAAGATCGCACTAGTTTACAGAATGAAAAGGAAAAAGCTCGTAAAGAAAAGGAGCTTGCGAAGAAGCATTTCAAACCAAGGATGATAGTTCATCCTCGATTCCAAAATATAACAGCAGATGAAGCAATGGAGGTATGTTGTATCTTCACAGATGTAAAATGTAAATTTGGTGCATAGTTCTCATGCTATGACATTGCAATGACAAGAAAGAAGTGTCTTTAGCGATTCTTAGCATTTGATGCATACACTTATCTTGACACTCTCTTCATACTTTGTGCAGTTACTCTCGGACAAGGAACCAGGTGAAAGTATTGTACGTCCCAGCTCACGCGGACCATCGTTTTTGACCCTAACGCTCAAAGTGTATGATGGTGTTTATGCTCACAAGGATATTGTGGAAGGTGGAAAGGAACATAAGGATATAACAAGCTTGCTGCGTATCGGGAAAACATTGAAAATAGGAGAAGATACTTTTGAAGATTTAGATGAGGTACTTTGCTCATCTGTCCAGTTATTTCATATTAATGAGAAATGTTCCTGATCTAGTTTTTGGCATCTCTCCCCTTTAGTTTTGTTGGAGGGAGGATTGTAGAGAATGGGGAAAATAGGTTCCCTGTCGTTAATATGAATTTAGCTATCCAACCGGTGAGAAGAGTTGAATATACCCAAGTGTGTTTCCTACTGATCAATTTAGTGGGTTGAGAACCATGAAGTCTCAGGTTTCAAATCCCAACATAGACAAAAAATGCTAGGTGATTCCTTCCCTTCagtcctagccttggtggacaaatTTACCTTTTACCTATTGCTTGCTACCGGTGGGAGGTGataggtatcccgtggaattagtttTGAGGTGCACTCAAGCTAAGCCCAGGCAAACAGTTATAAAAAATTGAgttgaataaaactaaaataaataaacatagacGTCCTTAACAACTTGTTCGGATGGTTGTTACATCGTTTGTTGTTGCATCATTTCATAATGCATCatt
Coding sequences:
- the LOC107843756 gene encoding transcription elongation factor SPT6 homolog, producing the protein MAGKNVISDDEDEVGIEEEERDEEPVDGDAVDEREDEDEDEEEEGQDEYEKDGFIVDDVEEEEDEEDEADSDDERQKKKKRKKRESERNYVLDEDDYELLQESNIAVPRPKLESKKFKRLKKAQRDMEDEGSGFYEEEEFDETGRRGRTAEQKLERSLFGDDEGPPLEDIAEEEERLDEEEDADIGEEDEMADFIVDEEEVDEHGAPIRRKKVNKKKSRQAPGVSSSALQEAHDIFGDVEELLMRRKQDRAKSGMHDESGEWSERRLEDEFDPTILAEKYMTEKDERIRQRDVPERMQISEESTGPVPVETIRVEESNWIYNQLAAGVVPLFKKKDSGTTEEQNELPIDKDDILRFLDLMHVQKFDVPFITMYRKEECMSLLKNPEEHETSDDGSNDSDKKPAVRWHKVLWAIQDLDRKWLLLQKRKSALDLYYKKRFQEESRRVYDETRLKLNQQLFESITKSLQAAESEREVDDVDSKFNLHFPPGEVGVDEGQYKRPKRKSQYSICSKAGLWEVASKLGYSAEQFGLQMTREKMEDELEDAKEPPEEMASNFTCAMFETPQAVLKGARHMAAVEISCEPSVRKHVRGLYMANAEVSTSPTPDGNAVIDSFHRFAGVKWLRGKPLSKFEDAQWLLIQKAEEEKLIQVTIKLPEPVLNQLTSESEVHFLSDGVSKSAQSWNEQRKLILEDAFFNFLLPSMEKEARSLLTSKAKNWLLMEYGNVLWNKVSVGPYQRRENDLGSDEEPAPRVMACCWGHGKPATTFVMLDSSGEVLDILYAGSLSLRGQNVNDEQRKKNDQQRLLKFMMDHQPHVVVLGAVNLSCTRLKEDIYEIIFKMVEDNPRDVGHEMDNLNIIYGDESLPHLYENSRISADQLPTQTGIVRRAVALGRYLQNPLAMIATLCGPGKEILSWKLNTLESFLTPDEKYGVVEQVMVDVTNQVGIDLNLAISHEWLFAPLQFISGLGPRKAASLQRSLVRQQTIFTRKDLLTEHHLGKKVFVNAVGFLRVRRSGYTANSSTYIDLLDDTRIHPESYSLAQELAKDIYLRDMGEEDNDDDEVLEMAIEHVKEKPHLLRSVNAYGYAEEKKRENKRETLNGIKLELMQGFQDWRRKYVEPSQDEEFYMISGESEETLSEGRIVQATVRRVQPQKAICALECGLTGILTKEDSSDDWRDVNDLTEKMREGDILSCRIKSIQKNRYQVFLSCKENDMRNNRYQNNQNLDPYYHEDRTSLQNEKEKARKEKELAKKHFKPRMIVHPRFQNITADEAMELLSDKEPGESIVRPSSRGPSFLTLTLKVYDGVYAHKDIVEGGKEHKDITSLLRIGKTLKIGEDTFEDLDEVMDRYVDPLVAHLKAMLNYRKFKTGTKAEVDELLKIEKSEYPMRIVYSFGISHEHPGTFILTYIRSSNPHHEYVGLYPKGFKFRKRMFEEIDRLVAYFQRHIDDPHDSGPSIRSVAAMVPMRSPASGGSSGFGGGWSGSSNDSGRRGGRSGDRDRSSGPGRNDYRNRSNQDDQSGLPPRPYGGRGRGRGRGRGRGRGNNDNDGQDSDYGSQKWSSKEGEGGGWGEVQNSPARDSWGGSGGGGSGDGGGWGASPSGGGSGGWGASPSGGGGGSSWGQDNGVQSEDSGWGSGKKSGGSGGW